A genomic segment from Zygotorulaspora mrakii chromosome 1, complete sequence encodes:
- the PBY1 gene encoding putative tubulin tyrosine ligase (similar to Saccharomyces cerevisiae PBY1 (YBR094W); ancestral locus Anc_3.335) has translation MNPDVSSDDIEWILIDGTPASCSNIGLYHLSREPFDLVISGPNVGRNTSAAYITSSGTVGAAMESVIAGSTRSIALSWAYFNGEKNVDQKILQVAAVRSLEIIDHLYHHWNDNTDFYSINVPLSSELDASTKAHYTILWDNRWNAIFNGPKIGSDSGENGNEIEDGNEYQTITFDWAPNFKHHTNSHHYHESSSSNVDKNIIEKKMISVTPLRATFKNVENLVGELLLSRKDLSPNKVVISIDPKEYVYTPLRKAILKYLPDYDILSNLPSLPNFKGRIFHYGDYEQLDMEKLSSDVDHYFANSYIYRKSLIRKHYLAQTIRAFVVKNPNSILSKAFPETFSFDLDYAEFLDDSLDENWELRQELEKNEKWWIVKPSMSDKGQGIRIFKSIQDLQEIFDSFDEDATDDEEEYDVKRDENKIIISQLRHFIVQEYLNTPLLLPSMDNRKFHLRVYVSCKGCLEVYVYDRMLALFAPNSFEELAESHYNPTDVNFLKSHLTNTCLQSDKEQKNISVLEFDQLKDMSVDDKKVIKKQIYEIAHDVFLAAVKVDSFGFQPLPNAFETFGVDFLVDSGLEVKLLEINAYPDFKQTGEALKNVITNLFDNCAQHIIAPLLNENKKIQSGKTDNMIKVLDYSANNW, from the coding sequence ATGAACCCCGATGTGTCATCTGACGACATCGAGTGGATACTTATAGATGGTACCCCGGCGTCGTGTTCTAATATTGGACTGTACCATCTTTCTCGCGAACCGTTTGATCTCGTGATTAGTGGCCCCAACGTTGGAAGGAATACTTCGGCGGCTTATATTACTTCTAGCGGGACTGTTGGTGCAGCGATGGAATCCGTCATCGCAGGTAGCACTAGATCGATTGCGTTATCCTGGGCGTACTTTAATGGGGAGAAAAATGTGGATCAAAAGATCTTGCAAGTCGCTGCCGTTCGGTCGCTTGAGATCATTGACCATTTGTACCACCATTGGAACGATAACACTGATTTTTACAGTATTAATGTGCCTTTATCGAGTGAACTAGATGCTAGTACTAAGGCACATTATACTATCCTTTGGGATAATAGATGGAACGCAATTTTCAATGGGCCTAAAATAGGTTCCGACTCCGGAGAAAATGGGAATGAAATCGAAGATGGAAATGAGTATCAAACGATAACTTTCGATTGGGCTCCAAACTTCAAACACCATACTAATTCGCATCATTACCACGAAAGCTCCAGCTCTAATGTAGATAAaaatattattgaaaagaaaatgatcAGTGTGACGCCATTGCGAGCAACCtttaaaaatgttgaaaaccTTGTTGGCGAGTTATTGCTGTCCAGGAAAGATTTGTCACCTAATAAGGTTGTTATCTCAATAGATCCAAAGGAGTATGTTTATACGCCTTTGAGAAAGGCTATTCTGAAATACTTGCCTGATTACGATATTCTTAGCAATCTGCCGTCTTtgccaaatttcaaaggaaGAATATTTCATTATGGTGACTACGAACAATTAGATATGGAAAAACTTTCCTCTGATGTGGACCATTACTTTGCAAATTCCTATATCTACCGCAAATCACTGATAAGAAAGCATTATCTAGCACAAACAATTCGTGCCTTTGTAGTGAAAAATCCGAACTCGATTCTTTCCAAAGCCTTCCCTGAGACCTTTTCATTCGATTTGGACTATGCGGAATTCCTAGATGACTCGCTTGACGAAAATTGGGAATTAAGACAAGAGTtagagaaaaatgaaaagtgGTGGATAGTCAAGCCTAGTATGAGTGATAAAGGTCAAGGAATaagaatattcaaaagtatTCAGGATTTACAAGAAATATTCGActcatttgatgaagatgctACCGACGACGAGGAGGAATATGATGTAAAGAGAGATGAGaacaaaatcatcatctcACAGTTGCGACATTTCATTGTTCAGGAATACTTGAATACACCGTTACTTCTACCATCTATGGACAatagaaaatttcatttgagGGTTTATGTCAGTTGTAAGGGGTGTCTGGAAGTGTACGTATATGATAGAATGTTAGCACTTTTTGCCCCAAACTCGTTCGAGGAATTGGCTGAAAGCCATTATAATCCTACCGATGTTAACTTCTTAAAATCTCATTTGACCAATACATGTCTGCAATCTGATAAAgagcaaaaaaatatatctgTTTTAGAGTTTGATCAGTTGAAGGATATGAGCGTTGACGATAAAAAAGTCattaaaaaacaaatatacGAAATTGCACATGACGTATTTTTAGCCGCTGTCAAAGTTGATAGTTTTGGTTTTCAACCATTACCAAATGCATTTGAGACGTTCGGTGTAGATTTTCTAGTCGATTCAGGCCTCGAAGTGAAGCTGCTTGAAATAAATGCCTATCCTGATTTTAAACAAACGGGGGAAGCgttgaaaaatgtaatAACAAATTTGTTTGATAATTGCGCGCAACATATCATAGCCCCTCTTctcaatgaaaataaaaaaatacaaagtGGAAAGACTGATAACATGATCAAAGTCTTGGATTATTCTGCTAATAATTGGTAG
- the TIM12 gene encoding Tim12p (similar to Saccharomyces cerevisiae MRS5 (YBR091C); ancestral locus Anc_3.334): protein MSFPDPRFLHMRNTDCQVPMWVVLFQLLHEGPDISRKLIIERPIIVGQQHTHSAQRFKVSCQVNESIAILLICKNTLCTHRAPADGEKRPAVAKNDNEKKHHHQLSTSERKGRSASRAPPLEKTTMSLFVNPFASQEVSQEKLDVAEVQFDAMNSTFNNILFSCLEKCIPHDHYSESELNKGEMSCVDRCVAKIHYSNRLIGAYVQAKGFAPDTHLPHYKPFKTSTADTGMQK, encoded by the coding sequence ATGAGCTTTCCCGATCCACGATTTTTGCACATGAGGAACACAGATTGTCAAGTCCCAATGTGGGTAGTCCTGTTTCAACTGCTGCACGAAGGGCCTGATATAAGCAGAAAACTCATCATTGAGCGGCCCATCATCGTTGGTCAACAGCACACGCATTCCGCCCAGCGCTTCAAGGTCTCCTGCCAAGTGAACGAGAGCATCGCAATCCTTctgatttgcaaaaatacTTTATGTACGCACAGAGCCCCGGCCGATGGCGAGAAAAGACCCGCTGTGGCGAAAAacgataatgaaaaaaaacaccaCCATCAACTCTCCACAAGCGAAAGAAAAGGTAGATCGGCGAGCAGAGCACCGCCGCTAGAAAAAACCACCATGTCCTTATTTGTCAACCCATTTGCATCCCAAGAAGTGAGCCAGGAAAAGCTAGACGTTGCTGAGGTTCAATTCGACGCCATGAACTCAACCTTCAACAACATTTTGTTCAGCTGTCTGGAGAAATGCATACCGCACGACCACTATAGCGAGAGTGAACTAAATAAGGGCGAGATGTCGTGCGTGGACAGATGCGTTGCCAAAATCCACTACAGCAACAGACTAATTGGAGCTTATGTACAAGCCAAGGGCTTTGCCCCCGACACACACTTGCCACATTACAAGCCTTTCAAGACAAGCACAGCGGACACCGGCATGCAAAAATAG
- a CDS encoding non-histone chromosomal protein 6 (similar to Saccharomyces cerevisiae NHP6B (YBR089C- A) and NHP6A (YPR052C); ancestral locus Anc_3.333) — translation MSAPRETKKRTTRRKKDPNAPKRALSAYMFFANENRDIVRAENPDVTFGQVGRILGERWKALTPDEKTPYEAKAEADKKRYESEKELYNATRA, via the coding sequence ATGTCAGCTCCAAGGGAAACGAAAAAGAGAACTACcagaagaaagaaggatCCAAATGCGCCAAAGAGGGCGCTGTCGGCTTATATGTTCTTTGCCAACGAAAACAGAGACATTGTGCGTGCTGAGAACCCGGACGTGACCTTCGGTCAAGTGGGCAGAATCCTAGGTGAAAGATGGAAGGCGTTGACTCCAGATGAGAAGACGCCTTACGAGGCCAAGGCAGAGGCAGACAAGAAGAGGTACGAGTCTGAAAAAGAGCTGTACAATGCTACTCGCGCTTGA
- the POL30 gene encoding proliferating cell nuclear antigen (similar to Saccharomyces cerevisiae POL30 (YBR088C); ancestral locus Anc_3.332), with translation MLEAKFEEASLFKRIIDGFKDCVQLVNFQCKEDGIIAQAVDDSRVLLVSLEIGIEAFQDYRCDHPVTLGVDLTSLSKILRCGNNSDTLTLIADDTPDSVLLLFEDTKKDRIAEYSLKLMDIDADFLKIEELAYESTLMMPSPEFTKIVRDLSQLSDSLNIMVTKETIKFVADGDIGSGSVILKPFVNMDKPEESIKLDMEQPVDLTFGAKYLLDIVKGSALSDKVGIRLSSEAPALFQFDLKSGYLQFFLAPKFNDEE, from the coding sequence ATGTTAGAGgccaaatttgaagaagcaTCCCTTTTTAAAAGAATCATCGACGGGTTCAAGGACTGTGTTCAGCTCGTGAATTTCCAGTGCAAGGAAGATGGTATAATTGCGCAAGCGGTAGACGACTCTCGTGTTTTGTTGGTCTCTCTGGAGATTGGCATTGAAGCCTTCCAGGACTACAGATGCGATCATCCGGTTACTTTGGGTGTTGATTTGACTTCGTTGAGCAAAATTCTACGTTGTGGTAACAACTCAGATACGTTGACGCTAATCGCGGATGATACACCCGACTCTGTCTTATTACTGTTCGAAGACACAAAGAAAGACCGTATAGCAGAGTACTCTTTGAAACTCATGGATATTGACGCTgactttttgaagatcGAGGAATTAGCTTACGAATCAACTTTAATGATGCCATCCCCAGAATTCACCAAGATCGTGCGTGATCTCAGTCAATTGAGTGACTCTTTGAACATAATGGTCACCAAGGAGACAATTAAATTCGTCGCGGACGGTGATATTGGGTCAGGCTCCGTCATTTTGAAGCCATTTGTAAACATGGATAAACCAGAGGAAAGCATCAAGTTGGACATGGAGCAGCCTGTTGATTTGACTTTTGGTGCTAAATACTTGCTCGATATCGTGAAGGGATCCGCTCTATCTGACAAGGTAGGTATAAGATTATCAAGTGAGGCGCCAGCTCTGTTCCAATTCGACTTGAAAAGCGGTTATTTGCAATTCTTCTTGGCTCCAAAGTTTAATGACGAGGAATGA
- the MAK3 gene encoding peptide alpha-N-acetyltransferase MAK3 (similar to Saccharomyces cerevisiae MAK3 (YPR051W); ancestral locus Anc_3.331) yields MISYRPLDLGNLLHFEHLKRLIDADLSEPYSIYVYRFFLNRWPELAYLAFDDDSEKSDEPIGCVICKQESHRNRRMRGYIGMLAVESKYRGRGIAKTLVKKAIKKMQKEGCDEIMLETEVSNNVALNLYEGMGFLRMKRMFRYYLNEGDAFKLILPLTAKSCVRTTFLEENVD; encoded by the coding sequence ATGATTAGTTATAGACCATTGGATTTGGGAAATTTGCTTCACTTTGAACATCTCAAGAGACTGATAGATGCTGATCTGTCAGAACCGTATTCAATATACGTATATAGATTTTTCTTAAATCGATGGCCTGAACTAGCATATCTTGcatttgatgatgatagtGAAAAATCCGATGAGCCAATTGGATGTGTTATATGTAAGCAAGAGTCACATAGAAACCGAAGAATGAGAGGATATATTGGGATGTTGGCAGTTGAAAGTAAATACCGTGGACGTGGAATCGCCAAGACGTTGGTTAAAAAggcaattaaaaaaatgcaaaaagaGGGATGCGATGAGATAATGTTAGAAACAGAAGTTAGCAACAATGTTGCATTGAACCTATACGAAGGTATGGGGTTCTTGAGGATGAAGCGAATGTTTCGCTATTATCTGAATGAAGGTGATGCGTTCAAACTGATACTACCGCTAACGGCGAAAAGCTGTGTGAGAACAACGTTTTTGGAGGAAAATGTGGACTAA